Proteins encoded together in one Mycoplasma miroungirhinis window:
- the era gene encoding GTPase Era: MKVCTIAIIGRPNTGKSTLLNKLIDYDLSIITNVPQTTRDQIRGIYTDDNYQLIFIDTPGIHKAQHLLNEKLNQASYSSLDNVDLALFLQPANEEIGRGDKFIINKLEKIPHKFAIISKIDLVSKEEIDKKAQELLKYKFDTVMGVGFGFDKTYEDILNVIKTEYADKLEDTEAYYDPNYLTDLPMRFIAKETIRETAFLNLREEIPHSIAVVIDEFIEQDEKPYIIKATIFTKKESQKGIIIGASGTMIKKISMLSRKKMENQFAHKIFLEIQVKVNKNWIDNESQIKKLGY, from the coding sequence ATGAAAGTCTGTACAATAGCAATAATAGGAAGACCAAACACAGGAAAAAGTACATTATTAAATAAATTAATTGATTATGATTTATCAATTATTACAAATGTACCACAAACTACTAGAGATCAAATTAGAGGTATTTATACTGATGATAATTATCAATTAATATTCATTGATACACCAGGTATACATAAAGCTCAACATTTATTAAATGAAAAATTAAATCAAGCTAGCTATAGTAGTTTAGATAATGTAGATTTAGCATTATTTTTACAACCTGCAAATGAAGAAATAGGTAGAGGAGATAAATTTATTATTAATAAATTAGAAAAAATCCCTCATAAATTTGCAATTATTAGTAAAATCGATCTAGTTTCAAAAGAAGAAATTGACAAAAAAGCACAAGAGTTATTAAAATACAAATTTGATACTGTAATGGGCGTAGGTTTTGGTTTTGACAAAACGTATGAAGATATTTTAAATGTTATTAAAACAGAATATGCAGATAAATTAGAAGATACTGAAGCTTATTATGATCCTAATTATTTAACAGACTTACCAATGCGTTTTATTGCAAAAGAAACAATAAGAGAAACTGCTTTTTTAAATTTAAGAGAAGAAATTCCTCATTCAATTGCAGTTGTAATTGATGAATTTATTGAGCAAGACGAAAAACCTTACATCATTAAAGCAACTATTTTTACAAAAAAAGAATCTCAAAAAGGTATTATTATTGGTGCAAGTGGAACAATGATAAAAAAAATATCTATGTTATCTAGAAAAAAGATGGAAAATCAATTTGCACACAAAATATTTTTAGAAATTCAAGTTAAAGTTAATAAAAACTGAATTGATAATGAATCTCAAATTAAAAAATTAGGATACTAG
- a CDS encoding ABC transporter ATP-binding protein yields the protein MEINNKTHEKNKKIYPIIELVDVVKEFENKTVLDHINLSINRGEFITLLGPSGSGKTTILRIIGGFEWTTRGEVKYNGKDIKDLSPHKRDVSTIFQDYALFPHLNVENNIKYGLRLKRKPRENVNTSYFNTLQKKQKDWKKIAESKMKNLDKTMSQFEKELENAKLSPKKHTKIQKWIDDSDFQYSYWENYVDLKTEDYEKKHLTRKITNAEMNKEVEEIIKLVGLEGNAKKQISNLSGGMKQRVALARSLVISPKILLLDEPLSALDAKIREKMQILLRNLQKKLNLTFIFVTHDRDEALQLSDRIAIIRDGQVEQFTTPHQLYDYPKNKWVANFIGDGNFFDAIFIEKNKVKFMNKIFDTIHTEFQANENVDVLIRPEDIIISSKANKNYKLEGIVKKTVYKGSYYYIDVEVNNKILYVETTNKFSEEQKVYLSWDEDAIHIMAKDTKQWDNELL from the coding sequence ATGGAAATAAATAACAAAACTCACGAAAAAAATAAAAAAATATATCCAATTATTGAACTTGTTGATGTAGTTAAGGAATTCGAAAATAAAACTGTTTTAGACCATATTAATTTAAGCATTAACAGAGGTGAATTTATTACATTATTAGGTCCTAGTGGTAGTGGAAAAACTACCATTTTAAGAATAATCGGTGGTTTTGAATGAACTACACGGGGAGAAGTTAAATACAATGGAAAAGATATAAAAGATCTTTCACCGCATAAAAGAGATGTTTCAACTATTTTTCAAGACTATGCACTTTTTCCTCATCTAAATGTTGAAAACAATATTAAATACGGTTTAAGACTAAAAAGAAAACCTAGAGAAAATGTAAATACATCATATTTTAATACTTTACAAAAAAAACAAAAAGATTGAAAAAAAATAGCTGAATCAAAGATGAAAAATCTTGATAAAACTATGTCTCAATTTGAAAAAGAATTAGAAAATGCAAAACTATCACCAAAAAAACACACAAAAATTCAAAAATGAATTGATGATAGTGATTTTCAATATTCATATTGAGAAAATTACGTCGATCTTAAAACTGAAGATTATGAAAAAAAACACTTAACAAGAAAAATTACAAATGCAGAAATGAATAAAGAAGTAGAAGAAATAATTAAACTTGTAGGTCTTGAAGGTAATGCAAAAAAACAAATATCAAACCTTAGTGGAGGAATGAAACAAAGAGTTGCATTGGCAAGAAGTTTAGTAATTAGTCCCAAAATTCTTTTACTAGATGAACCATTAAGTGCTCTAGATGCAAAAATACGTGAAAAAATGCAAATTCTATTAAGAAATTTACAAAAAAAATTAAATCTAACATTCATTTTTGTAACTCATGATCGTGATGAAGCATTACAACTAAGTGATAGAATTGCAATAATAAGAGATGGACAAGTTGAACAATTTACAACACCACATCAATTATATGACTATCCAAAAAATAAATGAGTAGCAAATTTTATTGGAGACGGTAATTTCTTTGATGCTATTTTTATTGAAAAAAACAAAGTAAAATTCATGAATAAAATATTTGATACTATTCACACCGAATTTCAAGCAAATGAAAATGTAGATGTTTTAATAAGACCAGAAGATATTATAATTTCATCTAAAGCAAATAAAAATTATAAACTAGAAGGAATTGTTAAAAAAACTGTTTATAAAGGAAGTTATTACTACATTGATGTTGAAGTTAATAATAAAATTCTTTATGTGGAAACAACAAATAAATTTAGTGAAGAACAAAAAGTTTATCTTTCATGAGATGAAGATGCAATACATATAATGGCAAAAGACACAAAACAATGAGATAATGAATTATTATAA
- a CDS encoding ABC transporter permease: protein MIEKIKNKLALNLRLSLILPYVIFSGLFIILPLILVIIKAFTPLNSSFNNWEIASSKTTWVIMWRSIWTGFVGGFLCVLIGFPYAYMISTSKSSVTKNIGLSLILSPLLIFTISKALSIRGLFSVIFDENSLNNEAFLILGIVYLYIPFVIMPLYQVLKNMPLNIIEASQDLGYGKFKTMLKVVIPYTLKAILGGFSLVFLITATSIILSDRLLPNGSQNQLIGNLINNFANASNPFDLANASTLVLITLLVLMSIYGIIYLIPILLNKYRYKGANNE from the coding sequence ATGATAGAAAAAATTAAAAATAAACTAGCATTGAATTTAAGATTATCATTAATCTTACCTTATGTTATTTTCAGTGGTTTATTTATAATTTTGCCATTAATATTAGTTATTATTAAAGCTTTTACCCCTTTAAATAGTTCTTTTAATAATTGAGAAATTGCTTCTTCAAAAACTACATGAGTGATTATGTGAAGAAGTATTTGAACTGGTTTTGTTGGTGGATTTTTATGTGTATTAATTGGTTTTCCCTACGCATATATGATTTCCACTTCAAAATCTAGTGTAACAAAAAATATTGGTCTAAGTTTAATATTAAGTCCATTATTAATTTTTACAATTTCGAAAGCTTTATCAATCAGAGGTTTATTTTCAGTAATTTTTGATGAAAATTCACTAAATAATGAAGCGTTTTTAATATTAGGAATTGTCTATTTATACATTCCGTTTGTAATTATGCCTCTTTATCAAGTTTTAAAAAATATGCCTTTAAATATTATTGAAGCATCACAAGATTTAGGTTATGGAAAATTTAAAACTATGTTAAAAGTAGTAATACCTTACACCTTAAAAGCAATATTAGGGGGATTTAGTTTAGTATTTTTAATTACTGCTACATCTATTATATTAAGTGATAGGTTATTACCAAATGGATCTCAAAACCAATTAATCGGAAACTTAATTAATAATTTTGCTAATGCATCTAATCCATTTGATTTAGCAAACGCTTCAACTCTAGTTTTAATTACGTTATTAGTACTAATGTCTATTTATGGAATTATTTATTTAATACCTATTTTATTAAATAAATACCGTTATAAGGGAGCTAATAATGAATAA